One Glycine max cultivar Williams 82 chromosome 3, Glycine_max_v4.0, whole genome shotgun sequence DNA window includes the following coding sequences:
- the LOC100795646 gene encoding uncharacterized protein isoform X2: MAKASSEPKIDYAEIYTASDTFDGSAVFHTIYDVVGFVLYMHQQIPSTVQDMSVEFDAMHSEYKQLEMELGTEVKPSFRRKHVSKMRDIKVGIKRLDKLMNSLLNVQTAFKIMISEIPTIDGVVLALGASPLRPKHIYVLNFSHESGVSKVDDDFARSKAADTLSRKAIRTLISKDAGSVTYPGPIKLFVLIKAPSSFNQPMHFLPKRDFRYNRKLATELHFYHRLCLSGYCSSAETRIRK, from the exons ATGGCGAAGGCGAGCTCAGAGCCGAAGATTGATTACGCAGAAATCTACACAGCATCCGATACCTTTGACGGCTCCGCCGTCTTTCACACTATCTACGACGTCGTAGGGTTCGTCCTCTACATGCACCAGCAAATCCCCTC CACGGTGCAGGATATGAGCGTCGAATTTGACGCAATGCATTCGGAATACAAGCAACTG GAGATGGAGTTGGGAACTGAGGTGAAGCCATCGTTTCGGAGGAAGCACGTTAGCAAAATGAGGGATATCAAGGTGGGAATCAAGAGATTAGATAAGTTGATGAATTCACTCTTGAATGTGCAAACCGCGTTTAAAATTATGATCAGCGAGATTCCAACCATAGACGGTGTCGTTTTGGCGCTCGGAGCTAGCCCACTTCGACCAAAGCATATTTATGTCTTGAATTTTTCCCATGAAAGTGGTGTTTCCAAGGTTGATGATGATTTTGCAAGGAGTAAAGCGGCTGACACTCTTTCGAGAAAG GCCATTCGGACATTGATATCAAAGGATGCTGGCTCTGTGACCTATCCTG GTCCTATCAAATTGTTTGTGTTAATAAAGGCCCCTTCTTCTTTCAATCAGCCTATGCATTTTCTGCCTAAACGTGACTTTAGGTATAACAGAAAG CTGGCAACTGAACTGCATTTCTACCATAGGTTGTGCCTCTCGGGCTACTGTTCAAGTGCCGAAACCAGGATCAGGAAGTGA
- the LOC100795646 gene encoding uncharacterized protein isoform X1, with product MAKASSEPKIDYAEIYTASDTFDGSAVFHTIYDVVGFVLYMHQQIPSTVQDMSVEFDAMHSEYKQLEMELGTEVKPSFRRKHVSKMRDIKVGIKRLDKLMNSLLNVQTAFKIMISEIPTIDGVVLALGASPLRPKHIYVLNFSHESGVSKVDDDFARSKAADTLSRKAIRTLISKDAGSVTYPGPIKLFVLIKAPSSFNQPMHFLPKRDFRYNRKVVPLGLLFKCRNQDQEVTATTEDLIWFQCRHVIKGLAMNPMPEE from the exons ATGGCGAAGGCGAGCTCAGAGCCGAAGATTGATTACGCAGAAATCTACACAGCATCCGATACCTTTGACGGCTCCGCCGTCTTTCACACTATCTACGACGTCGTAGGGTTCGTCCTCTACATGCACCAGCAAATCCCCTC CACGGTGCAGGATATGAGCGTCGAATTTGACGCAATGCATTCGGAATACAAGCAACTG GAGATGGAGTTGGGAACTGAGGTGAAGCCATCGTTTCGGAGGAAGCACGTTAGCAAAATGAGGGATATCAAGGTGGGAATCAAGAGATTAGATAAGTTGATGAATTCACTCTTGAATGTGCAAACCGCGTTTAAAATTATGATCAGCGAGATTCCAACCATAGACGGTGTCGTTTTGGCGCTCGGAGCTAGCCCACTTCGACCAAAGCATATTTATGTCTTGAATTTTTCCCATGAAAGTGGTGTTTCCAAGGTTGATGATGATTTTGCAAGGAGTAAAGCGGCTGACACTCTTTCGAGAAAG GCCATTCGGACATTGATATCAAAGGATGCTGGCTCTGTGACCTATCCTG GTCCTATCAAATTGTTTGTGTTAATAAAGGCCCCTTCTTCTTTCAATCAGCCTATGCATTTTCTGCCTAAACGTGACTTTAGGTATAACAGAAAG GTTGTGCCTCTCGGGCTACTGTTCAAGTGCCGAAACCAGGATCAGGAAGTGACTGCTACTACTGAAGATTTGATCTG GTTTCAATGTCGACATGTGATAAAAGGCCTTGCAATGAACCCGATGCCAGAAGAATGA